The genomic segment TGAATTTTTAAGcatattaacataaaaataccaCTTACTGTTTTTTGCAAAGTTCTTTGGCATTTTTCATGACATGACTTAGGCATCTATGGATGATTGGAAGGCTGATGGCATCCTCTTTTGCCTGACCACTCACAATCATGTAGTATCTGGTGAGGAGTTCCTGCAGACTTACTCCACAGAAATTGATTGTGAGTGATTGTAGAAGGACCACTGAACCATCACAGATGAACATGACCGGTCTGGTTTTGGCTTTTGGGCCATGCTGTTTCATTAGTCCAGTGACCACTGACCCCAAGAAATATGATATAGAAGTTGTGGTGTGGTCACTTGTCACGAATGTGGCTACAGGGAGAGGGGAAGATCCATTTGATGGGTGGCGAACAACCACCTCATATACATAAAAGGGTGCTGTCTGGCCTTTGCCCTTAACCACAATGCTGCCCGTTGCGTCAATATAAACAATGTCGTCTTTGCATCTTTCAAAGACGACATTGAGTGTTTTGGAAGAAAAGAGCATTACACCTTTTGGATGTAGGCTGATTTTCTGTAGCACTCTATTTTCAGggtcatcctcctcttctttgaGCATCCTAAGTAGGCTGAggaattcatttttatgtcttctccttttctttttctcactcCATGACAATGTTTTCATGACACCAGTTGCAGGGACCTGGTCCCTGCACCCTGATGCCATTACAATGTCATCTACCTTTTCAATACTGTCAAGGAAGACACTCCTGGGCATTTTGGTGGCAAGGATCTGGGACAGGGCATCTCTCTCATTGCCTCGCACCGGCCGTCTTTTCACCTGATCCCATCGGTGGCAAACAAAACTGCCCCTGAACGTGACCAGGGCTTTCAATGATGACTCCTCTGGGACTACTATGTCTACCTCTACTGGGCAGTCATCAAAAACGACTGGACCACTTCTACTGGAGCCAATGGATTTCACCCTGTGTCTTTTAAAGGCAAAACTGCAAAGGGGATGTATGGTTTGAATGCCCTTTGCCATGACTGAAGTCCAGTTGAGGGTTTTGAAATTATAAAGAAATTGTTTCTTCCTCAGCTTTGTccagtctttttggtcaataaaaaagaaacaaggtgGCGGCGGCAGTGGATGCTTGAAAAACTCATCTTCTTCGGATGTGTTTCCTGCATCAGAAGGGACTGGTTCAATCTGCAAATAACAACGaaacaattaaaatctaaaagttATTCTGGAATATGGATTCCAATTCACTttgaatgtataataatataaaggaccAAATTGTTTTTGGTGCGTTTTAAGACCAGGCTGTTCCACACTTTGTATCCACACTAATCAATGAACAAGGTCTCGTGTTACCTGTGCAGGAGCTGTGGTCACACATGGAATTGAAGGAGGAGGGGCAGCAGTGTCCTCACTCGTGTCCTCAGGTGATACTGCAGGTTTAGCTGCACCTGTGCCAGCCGGCACAGTTTTCtagagagagataaagatgTCAGTCCTCATGGTAAGCCTGGGCGATTACCGATACCGAAATTAACGacgataaccaaaatcattttgtccatgttggtatattcggtgttgaaaaaaaagaagaaaaggaacgtgttttttgtctttcggGTGTGTGTGTAGGTAGGTCTGCCGCCGGTCGAGGAAGACAAAgagcagcagctctgctctgtCTTGCTACTTGACAACTCGAATGTGACAAAGTGATTATTTTAATACACAGGTTATTTTATCCTTTTAAACTTGTTCAGAACAAACTTGTTAAACAAGCTCTCGTATTACCTGTGCAGAAGTTGTGGTCACATGTGGAATTGAAGGAGGAGGGGCAGCAGTGTCCTCACTCGTGTCCTCACTCGTGTCCTTAGGTGATACTGCAGGTTTAGTTGCACTTGTGCCAGCCAGCACAGTTTTCTAGAGAGAGATCAAGATGTCAGTCCTCATGGCACTTTATAAGAAATGTATTAGAGCTTCAGGAAAGTCACATGCAACACTTATCAGATGAAGTAGGTTCTCATCCGTAGGGATAAAGTCAAGcatatgaaaattatttttattcacagtCTTTTATGAATGTCAAAGTGATGAATATGAAACCTGTACCTTTTTATGTCGAagatatccattttttagcctCGTCCTATTTGTCTTGCTATTAGTAATTCCGATGTCTTTACAGACATCACCCCATAACGTTTCATGATCAAATTTTTTGGAGGCACGAAGTTTGTCTATGACATCAACAATGTCCTCAAAACTTTTTTCAAGTTTTCTGTCCTGGAAACAAGAAGACAATATGTCATTTCATCACTTCATATAATGAGCTAGAACACTTTTAGACGCAGTATAGGCCTAATGGCATTTTCCAGTTAAGAGCGTTCTTAAGGACTTCAGAGATGACTGGTCCCAATATACAAAGTGTCTTGCCTTAGCTGTCAGTCAGGGGGTGTGAGGCACTGCTTTGTGACAACGGCCGAGGGAGAAGGCCCAGTGTCACTTGTGTGTTGTCAtgtctgaattttttttgtgtgacttgGTCCAGGGCATTAACTGTGGTGCTGAAATAGCCAATTGGCACTTGTCATGGTAAGATAACAGTAGGTCTCTGGTCATTAAAAAATCTATGGTGTTGACCATGGTGCTGAAATAACCAGAGGCCCACTAAAGGTTCCCAACACCTCTGCAATGACCCACTGGCTCAGTGCCTGTCTTAATGGGAGCTGTCTAGTGGTGTGGTGCTGAAGCAAATGACAGGCAAATCGATTGATCACCCAATAATTTGTCAGTGCATAAATTACacacagtgaaaggctcaacaCCAGTTGAGCAATGTAAAGTGCGATTCCCACTTACTCCAAAAAAATGATCATGTAATAGAAAACAGTAACATTTATaaagtaatatattattatagtatatatatcataatatatagtatatattatgATGGGTGTTGCTTACCTTTCCAAATGTGGAGAAGACAAAGACACTAAagggaacaaaagaaaaaggtatTGTGTTAGGTTATGGCAACAGTGCATCATCAGATGTAACTGCTGTAAAAACTTAGAaactcagaagaaaaaaaataacgaTAGCGGGTCTGCCTGTCAATAAGGCAATGTCAGGCTTGACTGTGTCTAAGCAACCAAAAGATTTGGTAGTAATactcctactactactactactactactaataataataataataataataaaaatagtagtagtagtaatagcaGTAGTACAATTCAATAATCCCAACAGGATTAGAATTGACCCACAGGATATCAACGGAACAATCTGTGgacatcttattattattatcattattttatattaattaagtGTAAATGATATTGTTGCATGCGTAATGCATGGCTAGGAGATGATAACGCTTGGCCACGTGATAGCGTTACTATGCTATTCAAGAGGTAACACCTGACATAGCAGCAAGACAGATATGTATTAATATTTGTTcaattttatctgtgaaaataaAGTATATTGTAGCCTACATTGTATTAAAGTATATTGTacattagattaaaaaaacgaattatattaatataacgTGGCTgcacttttctttcttcttaaaaaaaaaaagacacctgaGGAGCTCTACTGACCGCAGTGGGGTTCTGTGACAGTAAAATGTCATATATTACTCTGTCCAGTAACCTTTTAACATAATGGCTTATTCTGGCATTTGCACAAATTAAAATAGCAATAGCCTATAATGTGCACGAAGTGCATGTAAGCTAACCGCGTGTCTCGGTTAACCCGAGCTAATTACCTGTTTGTCCAATTATGCTTAATTATCCAATTAGCTACTATGCGGTACagcacaaatattttttttaacccacataatatatttaagttgaaaaagATATAGGAATTTCAAAATCCAGTGTCCTTTAGCCAGGTAGCATTTAATAATATTTGAAAGGCGCACTTACCCTTTTCTTGCAGCCATTCTTGCAACCAAGTCGAGATGTGCAATTGCCCAGTGAACGTATTATTTGCAGGGGAAATCTCATTTGCGCATGCGCTGAAACATTGGCTCGTTAACAACTCACTTTTACtaatttatatgcaaaaaataaaaaagggaactatcgaattaaaatgtaattggttaatttatttatttattaattaaagtgCTGTTAGTGTATGTAGTAGACCTTTGTTGGTGCCAAAATAATTATAAGATACAACTTTGAGGCttaatttttccaaaatgatacagtaaaaatgtttgataatgacTGAGGAAGTAGCCAGCATGATCCTGAAGTCAACTGTACCAACCATTGTCTGAACTTATGGACCAAAGTGtcgttattgtacagtaaaaatgaagtataaggccttttttcctgtttaaaaaaaagataaaaatgcaacttTGAGGCTTCATTTCtccaaaataatacagtaaaaatgtttgataatgacTGAAGAAGTAGCCAGGATGGTCCAGAAGTCAAATGTACCAACCATTGTCTGAACTTATGGACCAAAGTGtcgttattgtacagtaaaaatgaagtatggccttttttcctttttaaaaaaaaagataaaaatgcaacttTGAGGCTTCATTTCTCCAAAAtgatgcagtaaaaatgtttgataatgacTGAGGAAGTAGCCAGGATAGTCTTGAAGTCAACTGTACCAACCATTGTCTGAACTTATGGACCAAAGTGtcgttattgtacagtaaatatggaGTATGAGTGCTTTTCCAgtgcaaaacaaaccaaaaaaggacaacttCTCGGCTTAATTTCTCCAAAAtgatacagtaaaaatgtttgataatgacTGAGGAAGTAGCCAGGATGGTCCAGAAGTCAACTGTACCAACCATAGTCTGAACTTATGGACCAAAGTGtcgttattgtacagtaaaaattgagtaaaaggccttttttcctgtttaaaaaaagataaaaatgcaactttgaggcttaatttctccaaaataatacagtaaaaatgtttgataatgacGGAGGAAGTAGCCAGGATGGTCCAGAAGTCAACTGTACCAACCATTGTCTGAACTTATGGACCAAAGTGtcgttattgtacagtaaatattgagTATGAGTGCTTTTCGGgtgcaaaacaaaccaaaaaaggacaactttgaggcttaatgtttccaaaataatacagtaaaaatgtttgctAATGACTGAGGAAGTAGCCAGGATGGTCCAGAAGTCAACTGTACCAACCATAGTCTGAACTTATGGATCAAAGTGtcgttattgtacagtaaaaatgaagtataaggccttttttcctgtttaaaaaaaagataaaaatgcaacttTGAGGCTTCATTTCtccaaaataatacagtaaaaatgtttgataatgacTGAAGAAGTAGCCAGGATGGTCCAGAAGTCAACTGTACCAACCATTGTCTGAACTTATGGACCAAAGTGtcgttattgtacagtaaatatggaGTATGAGTGCTTTTCCAgtgcaaaacaaaccaaaaagaaaactttGAGGCTTCATTTCTCCAAAAtgatacagtaaaaatgtttgataatgacTGAGGAAGTAGCCAGGATGGTCCAGAAGTCAACTGTACCAACCATTGTCTGAACTTATGGACCAAAGTGtcgttattgtacagtaaatatggaGTATGAGTGCTTTTCCAgtgcaaaacaaaccaaaaaaggacaacttCTCGGCTTAATTTCTCCAAAAtgatacagtaaaaatgtttgataatgacTGAGGAAGTAGCCAGGATGGTCCAGAAGTCAACTGTACCAACCATTGTCTGAACTTATGGACCAAAGTGtcgttattgtacagtaaaaatgaagtatcaggccttttttcctgtttaaaaaaaagataaaaatgcaactttgaggcttaatttctccaaaataatacagtaaaaatgtttgataatgacTGAGGAAGTAGCCAGGATGGTCCAGAAGTCAACTGTACCAACCATTGTCTGAACTTATGGACCAAAGTGtcgttattgtacagtaaatattgagTATGAGTGCTTTTCGGgtgcaaaacaaaccaaaaaaggacaactttgaggcttaatgtttccaaaataatacagtaaaaatgtttgctAATGACTGAGGAAGTAGCCAGGATGGTCCAGAAGTCAACTGTACCAACCATTGTCTGAACTTATGGACCAAAGTGtcgttattgtacagtaaaaatgaagtatcaggccttttttcctgtttaaaaaaaagataaaaatgcaacttTGAGGCTTAATTTCTCCAAAATGATGCAGTAAAAATCTTTGATAATGACTGAGGAAGTAGCCAGGATGGTCCTGAAGTCAACTGTACCAACCATAGTCTGAACTTATCGACCAAAGTGtcgttattgtacagtaaatatggaGTATACTgccttttttcctgtttaaaaaaagataaaaatgcaactttgaggcttaatttctccaaaataatacagtaaaaatgtttgataatgacTGAGGAAGTAGCCAGGATGGTCCAGAAGTCAACTGTACCAACCATTGTCTGAACTTATGGACCAAAGTGtcgttattgtacagtaaatattgagTATGAGTGCTTTTCGGgtgcaaaacaaaccaaaaaaggacaactttgaggcttaatgtttccaaaataatacagtaaaaatgtttgctAATGACTGAGGAAGTAGCCAGGATGGTCCAGAAGTCAACTGTACCAACCATAGTCTGAACTTATGGATCAAAGTGTcgttactgtacagtaaaaatgaagtataaggccttttttcctgtttaaaaaaaagataaaaatgcaactttgaggcttaatttctccaaaatgatgcagtaaaaatgtttgataatgacTGAGGAAGTAGCCAGGATGGTCCTGAAGTCAACTGTACCAACCATAGTCTGAACTTATCGACCAAAGTGtcgttattgtacagtaaatatggaGTGCGAGTGCTTTTCCGgtgcaaaacaaaccaaaaaaggacaacttCTCGGCTTAATTTCTCCAAAAtgatacagtaaaaatgtttgataatgacTGAGGATGTAGCCAGGATGGTCCAGAAGTCAACTGTTCCAACCATAGTCTGAACTTATGGACCAAAGTGtcgttattgtacagtaaaaatgaagtattaggccttttttcatttttaaaaaaaaagataaaaatgcaacttTGAGGCTTCATTTCtccaaaataatacagtaaaatttTTTGATAATGACTGAGGAAGTAGCCAGGATGGTCCAGAAGTCAACTGTACCAACCATAGTCTGAACTTATGGACCAAAGTGtcgttattgtacagtaaatatggaGTATGAGTGCTTTTCGGgtgcaaaacaaaccaaaaaaggacaactttgaggcttaatgtttccaaaataatacagtaaaaatgtttgataatgacTGAGGAAGTAGCCAGGATGGTCCAGAAGTCAACTGTACCAACCATTGTCTGAACTTATGGACCAAAGTGtcgttattgtacagtaaaaattgagtaaaaagccttttttcctgtttaaaaaaagatgaaaattcaACTTTAGGGCTTAATTTCtccaaaataatacagtaaaaatgtttgataatgacTGAAGAAGTAGCCAGGATGGTCCTGAAGTCAACTGTACCAACCATAGTCTGAACTTATGGACCAAAGTGtcgttattgtacagtaaaaatgaagtatggccttttttcctgtttaaaaaaaagataaaaatgcaactttgaggcttaatttctccaaaatgatacagtaaaaatgtttgataatgaGCGATGGAGTAGTCAGGGTGGTCCTGAAGTCAACTGTAACAACCATTGTCTGAACTTATGGACCAAAgtgttgttattgtacagtaaatatggaGTGCGAGTGCTTTTCCGgtgcaaaacaaaccaaaaaaggacaacttCTCGGCTTAATTTCTCCAAAAtgatacagtaaaaatgtttgataatgaGCGATGGAGTAGTCAGGGTGGTCCTGAAGTCAACTGTAACAACCATTGTCTGAACTTATGGACCAAAgtgttgttattgtacagtaaatatggaGTGCGAGTGCTTTTCCGgtgcaaaacaaaccaaaaaaggacaacttCTCGGCTTAATTTCTCCAAAAtgatacagtaaaaatgtttgataatgacTGAGGAAGTAGCCAGGATGGTCCAGAAGTCAACTGTACCAACCATAGTCTGAATTTATGGACCAAAGTGtcgttattgtacagtaaaaattGAGTATACggcctttttttcctgtttaaaaaaagataaaaatgcaacttTGAGGCTTCATTTCtccaaaataatacagtaaaatttTTTGATAATGACTGAGGAAGTAGCCAGGATGGTCCAGAAGTCAACTGTATCAACCATAGTCTGAATTTATGGACCAAAGTGtcgttattgtacagtaaaaatgaagtataaggccttttttcctgtttaaaaaaaaaagataaaaatgcaacttTGAGGCTTAATTTCTGCAAAAtgatacagtaaaaatgtttgataatgaGTGATGGAGTAGTCAGGGTGATCCTGAAGTCAACTGTACCAACCATTGTCTGAACTTATGGACCAAAGTTAGATTACAGTCCAGTAAATATGGAATATTCGACCTTAatcggacacacacacacacacacacacacacacacacacacgaatttGGTTGATTGATTGCCTCTAtcgtcttattttgaaaaccggAAGTCATCTCACTTGGTTCTAAACAAGCGCTAGCTTTCTTAGTGGACTCGGAGCATTCGCCGTAAACTCCATAGTACGGGCgcagttaaaatgtttgtgcGGCTGGCTTGACTCCGCGAAGACGAACGACGGCTCATTTGACCGCAGTCGGATACATGGGTGCACCCAGATTGACAGCTTGCCCACCCAGTaagattcatgaaaaaaaaaatcatcagtgCTTGTATAGCCGGTTCAGTGTCACAGCACCGTGGACAGCGCTGTTTGTGCGTATTCAGACAGACTCAGGGAAACCGGCAACCGGTGGTGGGAGAGTGCGGTAGAGGGGGGGGTGAGGGGGGCTGAGGTGTGTTGCCGTGGGCGTGTCTATACCTGCTGAATGTAACCGCTGTGAAACAATCACGAAATAACGTTTTATTTCTCTGGTTAATAACAGCTTTATCGAGGCCGGCGCTCGCTCTCTGTTGTTGTTACTCTATGTCTCTCTAccaaagctctctctctctctctctctctaatcatCGGACACAATTAAACTTCTTCGTGTCATCATTTTGCGGTGTAAATTGCGAGTCGGACTCAGATTTATAAGATATTTGTGTATGTTCAGGTGCTGCGCGATCGATAGACAGAGACCGTGTCACTCagtttaatcttgtaaataaaACTTTCGGTCCGAATTAAATTTTCCCTCTATTGACGTAAACGACGTgaagtgaggagagagagagagagagatgggcgGCGGCTCCTTCCCGACCCGGgaccttctctctccctctgaccCGCCGGAATAGAACAGCACCGTCTCGGTGTTCCGAGTTCCTCAAAACAGGCTCTATATCATGATTTCAATTCTTTGTAAAATCAGATGTTCAGAAGCAGTGAGCACCCCTATATAGTCAGAATTATATGATCTTTATatgattgtatttatttaatttgggcACCCACGGGCAAAAATATAAATCGGCGCCCATGTTTACAGTGGTCCGACAGATTATTTTTtgtagctttaaaaaataatcaggccCACCCAGATGTTTGCAGGCCTACCCATTAGCTACGTTCTGGCTCCGCCACTGGTTCACACCAACATGTTCCAGTTAACTTTGACATATGATGTTAACATACTAACACTAACATGTTAACCCACATGTTTtgaatgataaaaacacaaaatatgaaatattttccatatacTAAGTGCAAACTGGAATTTTTGGGGGGATTATTAGACCCTTGGACACATCAATAATTGACAAGAACATTGgtttaaatgcattattaataaATTCACATCAGGCAAAAACAGTTCCATGTGCCATTTAATCCTTACAGTCATCACAGTAACGTTTGTAAGAGTATTTCAACAGGCAGactgtagaaaataaaatgtgcatctctaaaacaataaaatataacaccataaaatatttctgcacaatatattcaaaaaataaaaattgctcCCCAACAGAGTGGCTGAGATGCTCAAACTGAGGGGAGTACAGTACTtaaataaaattgtattgtaTCATTTTGGCAATGAAGACATTCTCTGAACtaatatttgtgtttctttgaagGCCGGTAGTAAGACGTCCTCCTCTGGACGGCTGTCAGCAGCttgggaggaaggagaggaagctGATTTCTGAGCTGCTCAAAGTTCCTCACATTCTTTGCGATGTAATCCTCACAAATCCTGCCAGAAGAAAAAAGACTTTCATTTCTattcttggaaaaaaatattacctaatgaaattaaatataacCCTTAAAAAGGAGATGATGCATCTCAGGGACTTTATCctgaattaaacagattttctaATATGACTTACAAAGAAATAACAGACAACTTCTTACCTGAATAGAGGATATGGCTGCGTCTGGAAGATAAGTGCATCATTGCAGTGACCCTGAAAAGAAATAAGGGTTTTTAAAGGTCCATTTTGAtatattaaacacaaaaaactcttTACAACATGGATCCTCTGTTCCTTTTCACCCCCTTTTTTGATTATGTGTTACATACATGAACATATTGCAGGATAAATATTTATGTGCAGCATacaacatgtatatatatatatagtacaggccaaaagtttggacacaccttctcattcaatgcgtttcctttattttcatgactatttacattgtaaattcatcaaaactattaatgaacacatgtggaattatgtactttacaaaaaagtgtgaaataactgaaaacatgtcttatattctagtaagcaaagggtggctactttgaggaatctaaaatacaagacatgttttcagttatttcacactttttttgttaagtacataattccatatgtgttcattcatagtttagatgccttcagtgagaatctacaatgtaaatagtcatgaaaataaagaaaaacgcattgaatgagaaggtgtgtccaaacttttggcctgtactgtatatatatatcatctaATAAACTAACGGTTGCAGGTTTATTATAGAGATGTTGAGAGTTTATAGAAAAACTGTTGATTTTAGCCCTTTACTACTGGGCTTGTGCTGGATTTGTGTCACTTTTAGGGATTTATCTTGTAATGTCTTGATGATTTCTGTAATATTAGaataatttcacatctttttcaGCGTCTAAAGTGTCTCTCTGATACTTACGGTGTCGACAAGGAGGATGTAGTCACAACTCCCACCAAACACGATCACATCAGAGTCCTTGCCTGGACATGCTGTGTGCCACAACCTTCAACAGAAGAAAAGATACTATTTAAAAACTGCTCACAATCTAACTAACAGTAACTTTTGTTTgaagtgtttctgtgtgcaaACTGAATGTAAAACCTATgtaaaaaacatatgtaaaaaatattcataaattcCTACCTTGGCTTATTCTTATAGGGATGCTCAATTTCTCTCCATTTCTTTGTTGCAACGTCAAGCAACCAGCCATCACCTGATTGGTTAAGAAAGATATGTGTCCTTGAAACTGAAACAATtaaagaacaagaacaacaaaagTGACGAAGTGGGAACATTTTCTCACTCATTGGTTTGCAGTCGACACTGAGACCTCCGAACAGGAACAAGCTGCTGTCTGACACGGCGGTGAGCGTGTGCCACGATCTGCCCACTGGAGTGGAGGACGCTGGGACTctggaaaacacatttttcaacagaaagaaagaaagatttggctgttttaaatataaatgattagGTTGAGATAGAAATAATTTGGGCACACTGGTATTTGATCATAAGCACTAACTTACATTTCAGTCCACGTCCACGATTCAAAGTCCAGGCAGTGAATGTCACTAGTCCTTGTTTCCtgcaataaaaagaagaagagtcaTTAACAGCCAGTGGTGGAGtttaaccaagtacatttactcaagtactgtacttaagtacaatttagtGTACtgcagtaatttcacagtgtagtacttttacttaagtaagggatctcaatacttcttccaccattaCTAATAGCAGACTGCCACCCattacgtttacatgacacttgaaaaaaatgaattattgccttaaGCTGACtgtaactggacaactgaagtgcatgtaaacgtgttagtctgactgatgttgcagttctccaactccgctgacgtatgaccccggaacaaaatctgtcgcattagccggtcgcacatttgccagtcgcattagccagtcgcacatttgccggtcgcattagccggtcacattagccagtcacattagctggtcgcattagccggtcgcacatttgccggtcgcattagccggtcgcacatttgCCGggcgcattagccggttgcacatttgCCGGGCGCATTTGCCGggcgcattagccggtcgcacatttgCCGGGCCCATTAACCGGTTGCACATTTGCCAGGCACATTTGCCAggcgcattagccggtcgcacatttgCCGGTCGCATTATCCGGTCGCATATTttccggtcgcattagccggtcgcacatttgCCGGTCGCACATttgccggtcgcattagccggtcgcacatttgccggtcgcattagccggtcgcacatttgccagtcgcattagccggtcgcacatttgCCGGTCGCACATttgccggtcgcattagccggtcgcacatttgccggtcgcattagccggtcgcacatttgccggtcgcattagctggtcacattagctggtcgccgGTCAGTAgtgacggcacaaagtgtcaaactgaggtcaactggaaagggggccatattaacctgctgaagcGACGCCTATCGCCACCCAGTCTTGAGGAGGacgacacgttcccgtcagttatttcattttctcagttgcatgtaaactgggacaagcgCAGAAGTCCGATTAGATGCCAAactcgatttttaagcatagctcgattaaactgtgcatgtaaacgcactgactgaGAAGAGCTGAGAGGCCTGTAGATCTCTCACCATGACTCGGCCTCCACAGATGTATCCTCTGCCTCCGATGGTGGCGCTGGCGTGGGCGGCCCTGGGCGCCGGAGCACGGCCCTGCACAGAAAAACTCACTGTAACATCATCGGAGAATTTTGAAACTGTCCTAACAAATCACTAATCAGAATCTTTGCATTGCATCCAGTTTATAAAGCATGAACCAGACTAAATGACTTACGTGGGTCTGTGGTTCACTCCAGCTGGCCTGCATGGGGTCAAACACATGAACCTCGTTGTTCCATCCCCAGAAGACATCTTCCACCTGAAACACCACATGAGCAAAGAATTCATTCATATAGATCTATTTAAGAGTATtcacagcagtggtggaatgtaactaagaacatttactcaagtactgtacttacataacattcaatacaaataatctaataatatatttagaatatataaaacaatctgagtgggttcattctgcaaaacgagtacttttacttttgatactttaagtacattttgatgctgatacttttgtacttttactt from the Centropristis striata isolate RG_2023a ecotype Rhode Island chromosome 16, C.striata_1.0, whole genome shotgun sequence genome contains:
- the LOC131988348 gene encoding kelch domain-containing protein 1-like, with translation MDSAFERHCSELVARERSGHTAVVEENLLYVWGGYMSIADDEVFLPNDEIWEYDLERGVWKVFHMSGEVPPSMSGTCGCYLNGHMYIFGGCDDNGQTNQIYCVNLTDGKYTWRKIMHEAGSAPSPRDKLSCWVYNGRIIYFGGYGHKLLTHVESRNRSFIVDEASWVEDVFWGWNNEVHVFDPMQASWSEPQTHGRAPAPRAAHASATIGGRGYICGGRVMETRTSDIHCLDFESWTWTEIVPASSTPVGRSWHTLTAVSDSSLFLFGGLSVDCKPMSDGWLLDVATKKWREIEHPYKNKPRLWHTACPGKDSDVIVFGGSCDYILLVDTGHCNDALIFQTQPYPLFRICEDYIAKNVRNFEQLRNQLPLLPPKLLTAVQRRTSYYRPSKKHKY